In one Arenibacter antarcticus genomic region, the following are encoded:
- a CDS encoding T9SS type B sorting domain-containing protein, with amino-acid sequence MLPQKPRHLLYASLLIMLSIVCTSAVAKSIIYKLAADISTALKIVDSSKEFKIHSETALTSLNNGRDGLEELSLVPAMMGPSIIINADGYDVCNNDGSMMASYTLCGDFDDRLVALQSSYSSYDWQQYKPTVGCVFNVDDECANTSLSCWETISNSNTFNIDASIINSSTGAGYRVRVNGTGPYYYFNVKKNTITQTFVKRNFICSVPGRIQITNLPSSYEYSIDNGSGFGSWQGPIFDNLMPGTYVVKARLKNTQNTCEYLYDTIEIEQRDIDIDLTFIDAQCSGDTGSISVAVHNVPGSYRYTLLDVNGTPQEFTSFIPANNYVFSAVGFGRYSVRVETQQCMGDAALGIAPPSQDLDVNGNPIVIGEGIVALDASTEVNNSFGCSVASVGIAVRTSGGTAPYTFRVNGTGPSSSPYSDNTVYTVTSPGSYDFLITDSNGCTITASASVEELTPPHITVSGIDGTCTNGGAKLNFNVVDAKGYNLFFRASPSESWTTNPMITVPAGSYNTIQVRYQQGGFDCILDLPNSVNVATTGVISGNAVKISDRTCDGMGGTNGGEIEFQGPFTGGSGSGYVFSISGDAPANFSTQTVYNNLAPGTYTPIIRDSGGCRLELTPITIHNIDPPTAIAFAQSNVNCSAGTVDVELAVTSNYLIAKYEVIGPGPTIDNGTDAVFTGLNTATAYQFRVTDVNGCSYTNSFTPTTISSIRVRVKLGGDTQVCIGASDGTGAFFIDGFYNNYTYNINGGPESAPQSGDEVVLSPSGMGTYIITVTDVDTGCTDTNSISILEPSSALSLTATVTAMSCANSNRGRVVANSSGGWGDHKYTLTPPTGPANGPTSSRTFGNLTQAGAYTLTLTDSEGCTEVFNFNLTPISAPTITLDAGASDFCYVPGTGAVLAVNSTAGTAPISSHLYRIIGLTSWQPSPLFTGVPQGNHTIEVIDDNSCRHSINVTVNPILRVTTSIESEIPCGINPGQIRVRVSGGYRTGTGPKQYEVSSDDGVTYGASQALVSNNFLFDTSNPGTYVFRVTDNEGCIADSNPLVLSPPENIAPASFSVFPPTCGETDSGRAIISPDGTSGVAPYEVSFEGGTFSSQSVYSNLNAGQTYTFIVRDDRGCMTILQNLTIPNAGPAPDATVNANLATCNSGTVEGSIDVTAVTGGAPDFIYILENQFGVELDRIGPTSSTTETFNNVIPGLYTVVTLDASGCRDEDVVVVDDSDLDIVPDSVTAPVCAIGGFTNTVEINGGDGTLGFEIRLVTNPISSFVPVNSPPRRHTFNNLQYGVSYTVEVLDVATGCSYIEVIDPIDGPLPLDVTATSTAGFCDATRNGQIEFTITGFNSGDDLLIEIYNVDDGTLHSTDNPTNVTSISYVNTFGTLPGNYQVIVTNQTDSCSDGALITINQNLPDIDILIEEPANCNADGQFTVVGSGGSGGPYEFAFGPTGFDPTATFSTVTTFTGPAGNYDVYVRDASGCTSFDIATLIDLNPVLPPPTISVVNQCVVTATSFEIYVSIPNSVDTPRFTLGGSTQIGVLNGAVYEATFYVNSPGAYTVDVVDANGCSSQAIADVYEFISVRGGFTTMPNCLIADGTITTQVVGGSGNFSYQLKNDGGGNIGAPIVGDRSAGVFTGIATGNYSIHIVDTETFCQDTVVIILQNPVTPDVSGVIKQDVSCFGVNDGSIDITLSAGSDVDSPMDYRLVNFDTRVLIINNSSGSFGSLSPGRYEVEVVSARNCEGLSELIEIVAPLDFTISASAPDFACEVGVNRYSSTIITVNVVDAGTLGSGYQYSITGFNNYQTANTFEIIDNGTPQNITVYAIDGNGCRAFVDLPTINPPTNVIPNLSVLSVLNCIDPEKVRIDVVGTNNFTVTINSVIPVAPVTIIGNSFALIDLPAAGDYLFEVTDNIGKCTYPMPKHTVNNPEVPVVVISEAKPITCFGANDGELAIEVTNYLGDYTYNVYRSDDLTASTSLMTGNFNSSDNPERITGLPGGNFYVVISSDDVPYCSGNSSVATIRTPNGTLSISAIEIGNVSCNDNTGKIEATGIGGWDIAPYEYSLSVESPLGSNNFVEIEAFSVNNEFDNRSSGNYRVSIRDMEGCAASYDILLSPIDPIIAGIREPKGLVCPGGNNAVLEAFDPTTGDASTATAGASGGVFGAGYKFQLIYLGSDDITDELSRSGLQDSPTFESTTGGFISGGWYAIEVSSSYDCIGVTQPYYVNPPAPIQPRLVQVQAPGCGGFGQIRLSVENPEVGFVYEYRAYNATPSDPYVEMIGSFELINVGPGFYQYDIRKKDLLGLNVCKSVRSQGISLVDAEQVELVPNLPDDISCASELDGRIESFAAGGVGNYLYTLYVGNPGDPFSPNATSTIFRPAQNDGTFEALPEGTDYYIGVTSGLNCGDIKGPMEIIRPAPIEFNTASNPVTCSGLINGSIAIEVTLGGEGLIQFAITPDFNKFFSDPVNPNAFTFTDLAPGNYEILIQDEKGCNEKRTLTILEPDELTTTVVTTPETCINASDGSAQLSVNGGTPFLDVLNGTEYFETKLIGPNSVGDEVFVRNNSLFLDNLIGGETYVVFIRDSMGCETDISVPIRIGVDLTSEAIVAYGCEGIFPNSTVNIRMDDASLLPRLLFSLDIDDITMANNQTRFGDLPVGDHTVYIYHENGCATSVDFVVNAYEPLTLTAIKTGPNALTALASGGFGGYEYFFQGDSYGVVNVFLSNQDTNVTVRVVDQMGCEATISIPFKFTGKLDIPNFFTPNGDNKNDKWFPGNRDFFPNIEVKIYDRYGRVVALLDQVSGWDGTYEGKELPTGDYWYEVNANDQDKQRFMGHFTLYR; translated from the coding sequence ATGCTTCCACAAAAACCACGGCACCTCCTGTATGCCTCTTTGTTGATAATGCTATCAATAGTCTGTACCTCTGCAGTAGCAAAATCAATAATCTATAAATTAGCTGCAGATATTTCGACTGCATTAAAAATTGTTGATTCCAGTAAAGAATTTAAAATTCATTCTGAGACAGCATTGACTTCCCTAAATAACGGAAGGGATGGTTTAGAGGAACTAAGTTTGGTTCCTGCAATGATGGGTCCCTCTATTATCATCAATGCGGATGGTTATGATGTTTGTAACAATGATGGTAGTATGATGGCAAGTTATACCCTATGTGGTGATTTTGATGATCGACTTGTGGCGTTACAGAGTTCTTACAGTAGTTACGATTGGCAACAGTATAAACCAACAGTCGGCTGTGTTTTTAATGTAGATGATGAATGTGCCAATACCAGTCTTAGTTGTTGGGAAACCATTAGTAATAGCAATACATTTAACATCGATGCTAGCATCATTAATTCTTCAACTGGGGCAGGGTATAGGGTTAGGGTTAATGGTACTGGTCCATATTACTACTTTAATGTTAAGAAAAATACCATAACCCAAACATTTGTAAAAAGAAATTTTATTTGTAGTGTTCCTGGAAGGATTCAAATCACTAATCTTCCCAGTTCCTATGAGTACAGTATAGACAATGGAAGTGGTTTTGGATCATGGCAAGGGCCTATTTTCGACAATTTGATGCCCGGGACCTATGTGGTAAAGGCAAGGTTGAAAAACACCCAAAACACCTGTGAATATTTATATGATACCATAGAAATCGAACAAAGGGATATCGATATTGATCTTACTTTTATAGATGCACAATGCAGTGGGGATACCGGAAGCATTTCAGTGGCGGTCCATAATGTTCCTGGGTCATATAGGTATACGTTGTTGGACGTTAATGGGACACCACAGGAATTCACCTCTTTTATACCTGCTAACAATTATGTTTTTAGTGCTGTGGGTTTTGGCAGGTATAGCGTAAGGGTAGAAACACAGCAATGTATGGGAGATGCTGCTTTAGGAATTGCTCCTCCATCCCAAGATTTGGATGTCAATGGTAATCCCATTGTAATAGGGGAAGGAATTGTTGCCCTGGATGCATCTACCGAGGTCAATAATAGTTTTGGTTGTAGCGTTGCCAGTGTGGGTATTGCGGTTAGAACTTCGGGAGGGACGGCGCCATATACATTTAGAGTAAATGGTACGGGGCCTTCCAGTAGCCCATATTCCGATAATACCGTCTATACCGTTACTAGCCCAGGATCTTATGATTTTTTAATTACCGATAGTAATGGATGTACCATTACCGCTTCTGCCAGTGTAGAGGAATTAACTCCCCCCCATATTACAGTTAGTGGAATAGATGGTACGTGCACCAATGGAGGTGCCAAACTGAATTTTAATGTAGTAGATGCAAAGGGGTATAATTTGTTTTTTAGGGCGAGCCCAAGTGAATCCTGGACTACCAATCCAATGATTACCGTTCCAGCGGGCAGCTATAATACCATCCAAGTACGATACCAACAAGGTGGTTTCGACTGTATTTTGGACTTACCTAATTCCGTAAATGTTGCTACCACCGGGGTTATATCTGGAAATGCCGTAAAAATCTCAGATAGGACCTGTGATGGCATGGGAGGGACCAATGGGGGAGAAATTGAGTTTCAGGGTCCCTTTACGGGAGGTTCTGGAAGTGGTTATGTCTTTAGTATATCTGGGGATGCCCCCGCCAACTTTAGTACACAAACAGTCTACAATAATTTGGCTCCCGGAACCTATACCCCAATAATAAGGGATAGTGGTGGGTGTCGTTTGGAATTGACTCCGATAACCATTCATAATATTGATCCCCCAACAGCAATTGCTTTTGCCCAAAGTAATGTAAACTGTTCTGCGGGAACCGTAGACGTGGAATTAGCGGTTACCAGTAATTACCTCATTGCCAAATATGAGGTTATTGGTCCAGGTCCTACAATTGACAATGGGACTGATGCTGTATTTACAGGATTGAATACTGCAACGGCATATCAATTTAGAGTAACCGATGTAAATGGTTGTTCCTATACCAATAGTTTTACCCCTACAACAATTAGTTCTATTCGGGTGCGGGTAAAGTTGGGCGGGGATACACAGGTTTGTATCGGAGCTAGTGACGGTACAGGTGCCTTTTTTATAGACGGTTTTTACAACAACTATACCTATAATATTAACGGCGGACCCGAAAGTGCGCCACAAAGTGGAGATGAGGTGGTGTTGTCCCCATCTGGTATGGGTACTTATATAATTACGGTAACCGACGTTGATACAGGTTGTACGGATACAAATTCTATCAGTATTTTGGAGCCTTCATCTGCGTTATCATTAACGGCTACGGTTACCGCTATGAGCTGTGCTAATAGCAATAGAGGTAGGGTAGTGGCCAATTCTTCCGGTGGATGGGGTGATCATAAGTATACATTGACACCTCCTACGGGACCAGCGAATGGTCCAACATCAAGTAGAACGTTCGGAAACCTGACTCAAGCGGGAGCTTATACATTGACCCTTACCGATTCTGAGGGATGTACAGAAGTTTTCAATTTTAACCTTACTCCTATAAGTGCTCCAACCATTACTTTGGATGCTGGAGCCTCGGATTTTTGTTATGTTCCAGGGACTGGTGCTGTTTTAGCGGTGAATTCAACTGCAGGGACTGCACCCATATCCAGTCATCTATATCGTATCATCGGACTAACATCTTGGCAGCCCAGTCCTTTGTTTACTGGAGTACCTCAAGGAAATCATACGATTGAGGTGATTGATGACAATAGTTGTAGGCACAGTATAAATGTTACCGTTAATCCTATACTGAGGGTGACTACGAGTATAGAAAGCGAGATACCTTGTGGCATTAATCCCGGGCAGATACGTGTCCGTGTTTCCGGGGGATACCGCACAGGAACCGGACCTAAGCAGTATGAGGTTAGTTCAGATGACGGAGTAACCTATGGAGCTTCACAAGCATTGGTTTCCAATAATTTTTTATTTGATACATCAAATCCCGGTACTTATGTTTTTAGAGTTACCGATAATGAGGGATGTATTGCCGATTCCAATCCTTTGGTATTAAGTCCGCCTGAAAATATTGCGCCCGCAAGTTTTTCAGTTTTTCCTCCTACATGTGGCGAAACGGATAGCGGTAGGGCAATAATCAGTCCAGATGGCACTAGCGGGGTAGCACCGTACGAAGTAAGTTTTGAGGGAGGTACATTCTCATCACAATCAGTATATTCCAATTTAAATGCAGGACAAACCTATACATTTATTGTTAGGGATGACAGAGGGTGTATGACTATTTTACAAAATTTGACGATTCCAAATGCTGGGCCTGCTCCTGATGCAACTGTCAATGCAAATTTGGCAACCTGTAATTCGGGGACGGTTGAAGGGTCAATCGATGTGACTGCAGTAACAGGGGGTGCTCCGGATTTTATATATATATTGGAAAACCAATTTGGTGTTGAACTAGACAGAATTGGTCCAACATCAAGTACTACTGAAACTTTTAATAACGTAATCCCAGGCCTTTACACAGTAGTAACTTTGGATGCCAGTGGATGTAGAGATGAAGATGTTGTTGTCGTTGATGATTCAGATTTAGATATTGTTCCTGACTCGGTAACTGCACCAGTTTGTGCTATTGGCGGATTTACGAATACAGTCGAAATTAATGGAGGAGACGGAACCTTAGGTTTTGAAATACGGTTGGTGACAAATCCAATAAGTAGTTTTGTTCCTGTAAATAGCCCACCAAGAAGGCATACATTCAATAACCTGCAGTATGGTGTAAGTTATACTGTAGAGGTGTTGGACGTGGCTACTGGCTGTTCTTATATTGAAGTTATTGATCCTATAGATGGTCCTTTGCCTTTGGATGTTACTGCTACTTCTACTGCGGGTTTTTGCGATGCAACCCGAAACGGACAAATAGAGTTCACCATTACTGGCTTCAATTCAGGTGATGATTTATTGATTGAGATTTACAATGTGGATGATGGTACATTACATAGTACTGATAATCCGACAAATGTAACCAGTATTTCTTATGTGAATACATTTGGAACCTTACCTGGCAATTATCAGGTAATTGTTACCAATCAAACAGATAGTTGTAGCGATGGAGCATTAATTACTATTAATCAAAACCTTCCTGACATTGATATTTTGATTGAAGAGCCTGCAAATTGTAATGCAGATGGACAATTTACGGTAGTTGGCTCAGGTGGTTCAGGTGGTCCTTATGAGTTTGCATTTGGTCCTACGGGATTTGATCCAACAGCTACTTTTTCTACTGTGACAACCTTCACTGGGCCTGCAGGGAACTATGATGTTTACGTAAGGGATGCTAGTGGCTGTACTTCTTTTGATATTGCCACCTTAATTGATTTGAATCCAGTATTACCACCACCGACAATAAGTGTAGTAAATCAATGTGTGGTTACAGCTACCTCATTTGAGATTTATGTTTCTATACCAAATAGTGTGGATACACCTAGGTTTACTTTGGGGGGAAGTACCCAAATAGGAGTGCTAAATGGAGCTGTATATGAGGCTACTTTTTATGTAAATAGCCCAGGAGCTTATACTGTTGATGTGGTTGATGCGAATGGTTGTAGCAGTCAAGCGATTGCAGATGTATATGAATTTATATCTGTAAGAGGTGGTTTCACTACAATGCCCAATTGTTTAATAGCAGATGGAACAATAACTACTCAGGTAGTAGGGGGTAGCGGCAACTTTAGTTATCAATTAAAAAATGATGGTGGAGGGAATATAGGAGCTCCTATAGTAGGTGATAGATCAGCAGGGGTATTTACAGGAATCGCCACTGGAAATTATAGTATACATATAGTAGATACCGAAACCTTTTGTCAGGATACGGTTGTAATAATTTTGCAAAACCCTGTTACTCCAGATGTCTCCGGTGTTATTAAGCAGGATGTTTCCTGTTTTGGCGTTAACGATGGAAGTATTGATATTACACTTAGTGCTGGAAGTGATGTAGATAGTCCTATGGATTACCGTTTGGTTAATTTTGATACTAGGGTACTTATAATCAATAATAGCTCAGGTTCCTTTGGTAGCCTATCTCCTGGTCGTTATGAAGTAGAGGTGGTTTCTGCAAGGAATTGTGAAGGTTTGTCGGAATTAATTGAAATTGTGGCACCTCTAGACTTTACTATATCTGCCAGTGCGCCAGATTTTGCTTGTGAAGTAGGAGTAAATAGATATAGTTCTACTATTATTACTGTCAATGTGGTAGACGCTGGAACCCTGGGTTCTGGTTACCAGTATAGTATAACTGGATTTAATAATTACCAGACGGCAAATACTTTTGAAATAATAGATAACGGTACACCGCAGAATATTACAGTCTATGCGATTGATGGTAACGGGTGTAGGGCATTCGTTGACTTGCCCACCATTAACCCTCCAACGAATGTAATTCCCAACTTATCAGTGCTAAGCGTGCTTAATTGCATTGATCCTGAGAAAGTTAGGATAGATGTGGTGGGAACTAACAACTTTACTGTGACCATTAACTCAGTGATTCCCGTAGCACCAGTGACGATTATAGGAAATAGTTTTGCGCTGATAGATCTACCTGCCGCTGGAGATTATCTCTTTGAGGTTACGGATAATATAGGTAAATGCACCTATCCTATGCCGAAACATACGGTAAATAATCCTGAGGTACCCGTTGTGGTGATTAGCGAAGCCAAACCTATAACTTGTTTTGGAGCAAATGATGGTGAGTTGGCTATAGAGGTAACCAATTATTTAGGGGATTATACCTACAACGTATACAGAAGTGATGATTTAACCGCTTCAACCTCTCTTATGACAGGAAATTTTAATAGCAGTGATAATCCAGAGAGAATTACCGGTCTGCCGGGAGGTAACTTTTATGTAGTCATCAGTTCAGATGATGTTCCCTATTGCTCTGGAAATAGCAGTGTAGCAACGATCAGAACACCAAATGGGACTTTATCCATTAGCGCTATAGAAATAGGGAACGTTAGTTGTAACGATAATACCGGCAAGATAGAGGCCACAGGAATAGGCGGTTGGGATATTGCACCTTATGAGTACTCCCTTTCTGTAGAAAGCCCATTGGGGAGCAATAACTTTGTGGAAATTGAGGCTTTTAGCGTTAATAATGAGTTCGATAATCGCTCTAGTGGTAATTATAGGGTCTCCATAAGGGATATGGAGGGGTGTGCAGCTAGCTATGACATATTGTTAAGTCCTATTGATCCCATAATAGCTGGTATAAGGGAGCCGAAAGGTTTGGTGTGTCCTGGTGGGAACAACGCGGTTTTGGAGGCTTTTGACCCCACAACAGGAGATGCTTCAACCGCAACGGCAGGCGCTTCGGGCGGTGTTTTCGGAGCAGGCTATAAATTTCAGTTGATCTATTTAGGTAGCGATGATATAACCGACGAGTTGTCTAGAAGTGGGCTTCAAGATTCACCAACATTTGAAAGTACAACGGGAGGATTTATCAGCGGGGGCTGGTATGCTATTGAAGTTTCCTCAAGTTATGACTGTATTGGTGTAACACAACCTTATTATGTAAATCCGCCGGCACCCATCCAACCTAGATTAGTACAGGTACAGGCTCCGGGCTGCGGGGGCTTTGGCCAAATAAGGCTTAGTGTGGAGAATCCTGAAGTAGGTTTTGTATATGAATATAGAGCTTATAATGCAACACCATCCGATCCTTATGTAGAAATGATAGGTAGTTTTGAATTGATTAATGTTGGGCCAGGATTTTATCAATATGATATTCGTAAGAAAGATCTATTAGGCCTTAATGTTTGTAAGAGTGTTCGGTCACAGGGGATAAGTCTTGTGGATGCAGAACAAGTAGAACTGGTTCCCAATTTACCGGATGATATTTCCTGTGCCTCGGAATTAGATGGTAGGATAGAATCATTTGCTGCTGGTGGGGTTGGTAATTATTTATACACCCTATATGTGGGAAATCCGGGTGATCCTTTTTCTCCAAATGCTACGTCAACTATTTTTAGGCCCGCGCAAAATGATGGTACTTTTGAAGCGCTACCAGAAGGCACAGATTATTATATTGGGGTTACAAGTGGCCTAAATTGTGGGGATATAAAAGGACCAATGGAAATCATCAGACCGGCTCCAATTGAGTTTAACACAGCTTCCAATCCGGTTACATGTAGTGGATTGATAAATGGATCCATCGCAATAGAAGTGACTTTAGGTGGGGAAGGGTTGATTCAGTTTGCCATTACGCCAGATTTCAATAAATTTTTCAGTGATCCTGTAAATCCCAATGCATTTACTTTTACGGACCTTGCACCTGGAAACTATGAAATATTGATACAGGATGAAAAAGGATGTAATGAGAAAAGAACCTTAACGATTTTAGAACCAGATGAGCTAACTACTACAGTTGTAACCACCCCCGAAACCTGTATAAACGCTTCGGATGGCTCAGCACAATTGAGTGTTAATGGAGGTACCCCATTCTTGGATGTCCTTAATGGTACAGAATACTTTGAGACAAAACTAATAGGACCCAATTCCGTGGGTGATGAGGTTTTTGTGAGAAACAATTCGCTATTCTTAGATAATCTTATAGGTGGGGAGACTTATGTGGTGTTTATCCGCGACTCTATGGGTTGTGAAACAGATATTAGTGTACCAATTCGAATAGGGGTCGATTTAACTTCGGAAGCAATAGTAGCGTATGGTTGTGAGGGGATATTCCCAAACAGTACCGTAAACATTAGGATGGACGATGCTAGTCTGCTTCCACGATTGCTGTTTTCCTTGGATATAGATGATATTACAATGGCTAATAACCAGACTCGTTTTGGAGATTTGCCTGTGGGTGATCATACTGTTTATATCTACCATGAAAATGGATGTGCAACATCTGTTGACTTTGTAGTTAATGCCTATGAGCCTTTGACTTTGACGGCGATAAAAACTGGCCCCAACGCGCTAACCGCCTTGGCTTCTGGTGGTTTTGGAGGCTATGAATACTTTTTCCAAGGGGATTCCTATGGAGTGGTAAATGTGTTTTTATCCAATCAAGATACCAATGTTACTGTAAGAGTAGTAGATCAAATGGGTTGCGAGGCAACCATCTCTATTCCCTTTAAATTTACTGGAAAGTTGGATATTCCGAATTTCTTTACTCCAAACGGGGATAATAAGAACGACAAGTGGTTCCCGGGAAATAGGGATTTCTTTCCAAATATTGAGGTGAAGATCTATGACCGCTACGGAAGGGTAGTGGCACTGCTAGACCAGGTATCCGGTTGGGATGGAACCTATGAAGGCAAGGAATTGCCTACAGGGGATTATTGGTATGAGGTAAATGCCAATGATCAGGATAAACAACGGTTTATGGGGCATTTTACACTTTATAGATAA
- a CDS encoding PQQ-dependent sugar dehydrogenase produces the protein MKNSISLLLLAFISLTYSCAQQPENEVNTPIEITFTPQLIISEIQIPWGMAFLPDGSMLITEKSGNLIHFKDGSKTIINNSPTVYNRGQGGLLDVAIDPDYQNNGWIYISYASEEGEEKGGHTAIMRAKLNGNSLTDNEVLYKASPNTTKGHHFGSRIEFDNNGYLYFSIGERGDRDVNPQDITRDGGKIYRINTDGSIPSDNPFVDTPEAKTAIYSYGHRNPQGMIKNPNTGEIWINEHGPQGGDEINIVEKGKNYGWPVITYGINYSGTPITDKTEMEGMEQPIYYWVPSIAPSGMAFVTSDKYPNWKGSLLVGSLKFQYLERLELKNNKVVNRVKLMTDLGRVRDVRQAPDGFIYVAVEGKGIYKLVPKE, from the coding sequence ATGAAAAATAGTATTTCTCTACTGCTCTTAGCGTTCATAAGCCTAACTTATTCCTGCGCTCAACAACCTGAAAATGAAGTAAATACCCCAATCGAAATCACCTTCACCCCCCAACTTATTATCAGTGAAATACAGATTCCGTGGGGAATGGCGTTTTTGCCTGATGGCAGTATGTTGATTACCGAAAAATCTGGGAATCTAATCCATTTTAAAGATGGCAGTAAAACAATTATCAATAACTCCCCCACCGTCTATAATAGAGGTCAGGGCGGTTTGTTAGACGTTGCAATAGACCCAGATTACCAAAACAATGGTTGGATTTATATCTCCTACGCTTCTGAAGAAGGAGAAGAAAAAGGCGGGCATACCGCCATTATGCGTGCAAAACTGAATGGAAATAGTTTAACCGATAACGAGGTACTTTACAAAGCAAGCCCAAACACAACAAAAGGGCATCATTTTGGTTCGCGGATCGAATTTGACAATAACGGATATTTATATTTTTCCATTGGGGAACGTGGGGATCGAGATGTTAACCCCCAGGACATTACCAGGGATGGAGGAAAGATTTATCGAATAAATACCGATGGAAGCATTCCATCAGACAATCCTTTTGTGGACACCCCAGAGGCTAAAACCGCCATTTACAGTTACGGTCACCGAAACCCACAAGGAATGATCAAAAATCCCAATACAGGGGAAATTTGGATAAATGAGCACGGACCACAGGGTGGGGACGAGATTAATATAGTGGAAAAAGGAAAAAATTACGGCTGGCCGGTTATCACCTACGGGATAAACTATAGTGGAACACCAATCACCGACAAGACCGAAATGGAAGGAATGGAACAACCAATTTATTATTGGGTACCCTCCATTGCTCCAAGTGGAATGGCTTTTGTAACCAGTGATAAATACCCTAACTGGAAAGGAAGCCTATTAGTAGGTTCCTTGAAATTTCAATATTTGGAACGATTGGAACTAAAAAACAATAAGGTGGTGAACCGGGTAAAACTTATGACCGACCTTGGGAGGGTGCGCGATGTTAGACAGGCACCCGACGGATTTATCTATGTGGCAGTAGAAGGAAAAGGAATCTATAAATTGGTCCCAAAAGAATAA
- a CDS encoding cytochrome c, which produces MKLVVLIYISTIISLSVFLFQDKELEESIKRGADIYSDFCVTCHLPNGQGVKKTFPPLAKSDYLLQKREESIRGIKFGQQGEIVVNGITYNNTMPTMGLDDGEIADVMNYILNSWGNKSKALVTPEEVSKIVKK; this is translated from the coding sequence ATGAAGTTGGTAGTTTTGATCTATATTTCCACCATAATTTCACTATCCGTTTTTCTTTTTCAGGACAAAGAACTGGAGGAAAGTATTAAAAGAGGCGCAGATATTTACTCTGATTTTTGTGTTACCTGTCATTTGCCAAATGGACAAGGAGTGAAAAAAACTTTCCCGCCTTTGGCCAAATCCGATTATTTATTGCAGAAAAGGGAGGAAAGTATCCGGGGTATAAAATTTGGCCAACAGGGAGAAATTGTGGTCAATGGAATTACCTATAATAATACGATGCCCACCATGGGACTGGACGATGGGGAGATAGCAGATGTAATGAATTACATCCTAAATTCATGGGGCAATAAGAGCAAAGCCCTTGTTACCCCTGAAGAGGTATCTAAAATCGTAAAAAAATAA
- a CDS encoding N-acetylmuramic acid 6-phosphate etherase, whose product MSDYNRITEMPSDYSDLELMDTVTILKSINEEDKRIAEAVEKEIPAITKLVDALTERFNEGGRLFYIGAGTSGRLGILDASEIPPTFGLPHDRVIGLIAGGDIAIRQAVENAEDDASQAWKDLEVYKVTKNDTVVGIAASGTTPYVIGGVKDAAAYGLLTACITNNPGSPLAEAVEIPIAVNVGPEFLTGSTRMKSGTSQKLVLNMISTALMIKVGRVKGNKMVNMQLSNIKLVDRGTRYLVEELKLEYKEAEILLKRYGSVKKVIDAQKG is encoded by the coding sequence ATGTCAGATTACAATAGAATTACCGAAATGCCATCCGATTATTCAGATTTGGAATTAATGGATACGGTTACGATCCTCAAAAGTATTAATGAGGAAGATAAAAGAATAGCAGAGGCGGTAGAAAAGGAGATACCGGCCATCACCAAATTGGTAGATGCCTTGACGGAAAGGTTTAACGAAGGTGGTAGGTTATTTTATATAGGGGCAGGAACCAGTGGTCGACTTGGTATTTTGGATGCCTCTGAGATTCCGCCTACCTTCGGTTTGCCCCATGATCGGGTAATAGGATTGATCGCTGGAGGCGATATTGCTATTAGACAGGCTGTTGAAAATGCAGAGGATGATGCCTCGCAAGCATGGAAGGATCTAGAGGTTTATAAGGTCACCAAAAATGACACTGTAGTGGGGATAGCTGCTTCCGGTACAACTCCTTATGTAATTGGTGGGGTAAAGGATGCCGCTGCCTATGGCTTGTTAACCGCATGTATTACCAACAATCCAGGTTCTCCCTTGGCAGAAGCAGTAGAGATTCCTATTGCAGTGAATGTAGGACCAGAATTTCTTACGGGAAGTACAAGGATGAAAAGTGGAACGTCGCAGAAGCTGGTCCTTAATATGATTTCCACTGCCTTAATGATCAAAGTTGGGAGGGTAAAGGGTAATAAGATGGTGAATATGCAACTTAGCAATATTAAGTTGGTAGACCGTGGCACCCGTTATTTGGTAGAAGAACTAAAATTGGAGTATAAAGAGGCAGAAATTTTATTGAAAAGATACGGTTCCGTAAAGAAGGTAATCGATGCCCAAAAAGGATAA